From a single Nicotiana tomentosiformis chromosome 2, ASM39032v3, whole genome shotgun sequence genomic region:
- the LOC104112845 gene encoding uncharacterized protein: MKLKSLRPVLKRLNNKEFKFITQKIEKARQELVITQEQIHMKSTTVLLEKERDLIQNLEKWYMVEESSLQQKSKANWIKLGDLNTKYFSGLIKERTQRKQITELTSLSNKKLSEPKEIKEEIVNFYKGLMGSAAHTLPAVNKIARRKGSTISHQQRLRLCAEVTEHEIYEGLSSIGNDKSPGVDEYNVYFFKKVLAELSFPEHFITWVMECVQIVNYTVMINGDPSEPFNAARGLRQGDPMSPFLFAIAMEYLSRKLNELKENRSFQFHPKCAKLGITYISFANDILLFAKGNLTSITALHKCFSQFSEASRL, translated from the exons ATGAAGCTGAAGAGTCTCAGACCTGTATTAAAGAGGCTGAATAATAAAGAGTTTAAGTTCATTACTCAGAAAATTGAAAAGGCTAGGCAAGAGCTAGTGATCACTCAAGAGCAAATACACATGAAGAGTACTACTGTGCTATTGGAAAAAGAAAGAGATTTAATACAAAACCTGGAGAAATGGTATATGGTTGAAGAAAGTTCTTTACAACAGAAATCCAAGGCCAACTGGATCAAGCTAGGGGATTTAAATACCAAATACTTTTCAGGCCTGATCAAGGAGAGGACTCAGAGAAAGCAGATAACAGAACTTACATCACTCAGTAACAAAAAGCTGTCTGAGCCAAAggaaatcaaagaggaaatagtGAACTTCTACAAAGGTTTAATGGGATCTGCAGCTCATACATTACCAGCAGTCAACAAGATCGCTAGGAGGAAAGGATCAACCATCTCACATCAACAAAGACTAAGACTATGTGCAGAGGTGACTGAACATGAGATCTATGAAGGCTTATCCTCAATAGGAAATGACAAATCACCAGGTGTGGATGAATATAATGTATACTTCTTTAAGAAA GTGCTTGCAGAGCTTAGCTTTCCAGAGCATTTTATTACATGGGTAATGGAGTGTGTCCAAATAGTAAACTATACTGTGATGATCAATGGTGATCCAAGTGAACCTTTCAATGCAGCAAGAGGTCTTCGACAAGGAGATCCAATGTCTCCTTTTCTGTTTGCAATTGCTATGGAGTATCTAAGCAGAAAGCTCAACGAGTTGAAAGAAAATAGATCCTTTCAGTTTCATCCAAAGTGTGCAAAACTAGGAATTACATACATTAGTTTTGCGAATGATATACTGCTCTTTGCCAAAGGAAACTTAACTTCTATTACTGCTCTACACAAGTGTTTTAGCCAATTTTCTGAAGCTTCAAGATTGTAG